In Helicobacter pylori Shi112, the genomic window AATAAAAACGCTAGCTTGCCCGGCCACTTGGCTGTTAGGCATTTTTTTCTTGGCTACGCTTTGATCAATGGAAGCGTCAAATTGTAAGGGGCCATCAATTTCTAATTGCGGATCTAAAGCTTGCGCGATGGTTACAGCTTCGTTGATCTTGTCTATCATTTCGCCTTGAGCGGAATCGCCTGTCGCATAAGAGAGTAAGGCCACTTTAGGCGCGATATTGAATTGTTTAGCGCTCTTTGCGGAAGTGATAGCGATTTCAGCCAATTCTTTAGGGCTAGGGTTAGGGATAATCGCGCAATCCCCAAAGACTAACACTTGAGTGTCTAAACACATTAAAAACACGCTTGAAACCAGGCTCACGCCGGGCTTAGTTTTAATGATTTGCAAAGCGGGTCTAATGGTGTCAGCCGTGGTGTGATTCACCCCAGAAACCATCGCATGCGCATAGCCTGAATGCACGAGCATGGTCGCAAAATAAGTCTTATTGAGCACCAATTGCTTAGCTTCTTGCTCACTCAAGCCCTTTGATTTTCGCAATTCATACAAATTGTTAGCGAACTCTTCTTTATAATGAGAAGTGTTGGGATCAATGATTTCTGCATTTTCTAAATTCAAGTTCAAATTTTTCGCTTGGGAATTAATAACTTCTTTATCGCCTAGTAAAATCAATCCTACCGCACCCATAGCGTTCAAACGATGCGCAGCTTTTAAAATCCTTTCATCTTCGCTCTCTGGTAAAACCACTTTTTTAATCTGCTTTTTAGCCTTTTTTTCCAAACCCATTTGAAAGGCTAAAGGGGTGGTGATCTCGCTTTTTGTTTGCAACACGCTTTCTATCAGATCCGCTTCTAATTCGCCCTTGCAAAGAGACGCGCTTAAAAAATTGGGTTTTTCAAGCATTTCGCCCGCAAATAACCCTACAGCGAAAGGGGCTTCTTTGTTGAGAATATGAGAATGCATGGCTTTCAAACGCTCTAAACTCGTTTGCGCGACAGCCACAATAGGAGCGTTTAAATGCTTGGCTAAAGTGGTGTTTAAATCTAAAAGAGCGTTTAAGAAAAACTTCGGCGCATACCCTAAACCAATGACAAAGTCATGCGTGGTTTGTAATTCATCATAGCGTTTGAGAATCGTTTCAAAGAGTAACTCTTCTTGAGCAGCGCTCGCAAGCTCTAAAGCCTTTTGTTTGTCTATGGCGCTATGAAACTCTAAAGGGTTCAAGCCCTCACACTCCAAAAAGCCCTCACACCCCCCATCAATGGGCGAAAACAATGCGATTTTTTGATAGCGCGGCTTTAGTGCTTTTAAAAGGCTCTTACAAGCAACCCCTAAAACTTCTGTATCTTCTGGGTAAATCCACAAACCTTGCATGCAAAACTCCGTAAATTATCGTTTTTATTTAATTGTAGCAAAATTTAATTAAACCTAAACGAAACCATGATTTTGTAAAACCCTTTTAGCATTTTTTACCACACAATGATAAAAGAGCTTGACGCTAGTCAAGCGGTATCTGATTAAAAAACAGAGTTAAGGAACTCTTTTTGCTTAACTCCTACCATGTAAAATAAAAGAGTTGTTTTAAAGGATAATCATGCCATCTCCTATTAATCCCATTCACACCAACGCAAGCGCCAACGCAAGCGCCAACGCAAGCACTTTAATAAATAGCGGAGCGAAAAACGAAGTTAAAGACACCAAAAACGCCCCCAAAAACGCATCAAAGGATTTCAGTAAGATCTTAAACCAAAAGATCTCTAAAGACAAAACCGCCCCTAAAGAAAATCCTTTAAAAGCCACGCCAAAAGACACTAAAGAGAGCGCTAAAGAGCTTGAAAAAACCCATACCCCACACCACCAACACGCTCAAAATCTCGCCAAAGACCAACAAGCCCCTACTTTAAAAGATTTACTCAACCACAAAAAAACCACCGCCTCGCATGAAGCTCAACACGAAACGCATGAAAACCATGAAACTAACCCAAAAACCCCTAACGAAACTTTAAACAAGAATGAAAAAAAGCCTAATGGAGTTATTTCTAACGCTCATCAAGCGAACTTAACCAATAAAAACCCACTAACCCCCACTAACCACGCTATCAAAAACCCCACAGCCCCAACTCATAACGCTAAAGATCCAAAAACCCTTAAAGACATCCAAACGCTGAGCCAAAAACATGACTTAAACGCCAGCAACATTCAAGCAACCGCTCCGTTAGAAAAAAAAGAAACCCCCTTAAATGCAAGCGACAAGCTCGCTTTAAAAACAACGCAAACGCCCATTAACCACACCCTTGCAAAGAACGACGCTAAAAACACCGCCAACCTTTCTAGCGTTTTGCAATCCTTAGAAAAAAAAGAATCGCACCATAAAGAGCGCGCAACCCCCCCTAGTAACGAAAAAAAAACGCCCTCTTTAAGGGAAGCTTTACAAATGAACGCCATTAAAAGGGATAAAACGCTTTCTAAAAAAAAGCCAGAAAAAACCCTTACTAAAACCCAAACTACAGCCCCAAGCCCAGAAAATGCCCCTAAAATCCCTCTTAAAACGCCCCCTTTAATGCCTTTAATAGGAGCTAACCCCCCTAATGATAACGCTCCAACGCTATTAGAAAAAGAAGAAAAAACTAAAGAAGTAAGCGAAAATAAAGAAAAAACTAAAGAATCCAATAACAGCACTCAAAGCGTGCAAAACGCCCAAGCTAGCGATAAGGCAAGCGAGAATAAAAGCGTTGCCCCTAAAGAGACGATCAAGCATTTCACCCAACAATTAAAGCAAGAAATCCAAGAATACAAACCCCCCACAAGCAGGATCTCTATGGATTTATTCCCTAAGGAATTGGGCAAGGTTGAAGTGATTATTCAAAAAATGGGTAAAAACCTTAAAGTGAGCGTGATTTCTCATAACAACAGCTTGCAAACCTTTTTAGACAACCAACAAGATCTCAAAAACAGCCTGAACGCTTTAGGCTTTGAAGGGGTGGATTTGAGCTTTTCGCAAGATTCTTCTAAAGAGCAACCCAAAGAGTCATTAAGAGAGCCATTCAAAGAGCAGGAATTAACCCCCTTAAAAGAAAACGCCCTAAAAAGCTACCAAGAGAATACGGATAATGAAAACCAAGAAACGAGCATGCAAATCACTCTTTATGCGTGATTTTAAGCAAGTTTGCTCTAT contains:
- the pta gene encoding phosphate acetyltransferase, with the translated sequence MQGLWIYPEDTEVLGVACKSLLKALKPRYQKIALFSPIDGGCEGFLECEGLNPLEFHSAIDKQKALELASAAQEELLFETILKRYDELQTTHDFVIGLGYAPKFFLNALLDLNTTLAKHLNAPIVAVAQTSLERLKAMHSHILNKEAPFAVGLFAGEMLEKPNFLSASLCKGELEADLIESVLQTKSEITTPLAFQMGLEKKAKKQIKKVVLPESEDERILKAAHRLNAMGAVGLILLGDKEVINSQAKNLNLNLENAEIIDPNTSHYKEEFANNLYELRKSKGLSEQEAKQLVLNKTYFATMLVHSGYAHAMVSGVNHTTADTIRPALQIIKTKPGVSLVSSVFLMCLDTQVLVFGDCAIIPNPSPKELAEIAITSAKSAKQFNIAPKVALLSYATGDSAQGEMIDKINEAVTIAQALDPQLEIDGPLQFDASIDQSVAKKKMPNSQVAGQASVFIFPDLNAGNIAYKAVQRSAKAVAIGPILGLGENYSALRESVCEGLEDLGIALHKPTNDNPGNGLVDLSQPNAKVKVLLIPTDEELEIALQAKEIAEKLK
- a CDS encoding flagellar hook-length control protein FliK yields the protein MPSPINPIHTNASANASANASTLINSGAKNEVKDTKNAPKNASKDFSKILNQKISKDKTAPKENPLKATPKDTKESAKELEKTHTPHHQHAQNLAKDQQAPTLKDLLNHKKTTASHEAQHETHENHETNPKTPNETLNKNEKKPNGVISNAHQANLTNKNPLTPTNHAIKNPTAPTHNAKDPKTLKDIQTLSQKHDLNASNIQATAPLEKKETPLNASDKLALKTTQTPINHTLAKNDAKNTANLSSVLQSLEKKESHHKERATPPSNEKKTPSLREALQMNAIKRDKTLSKKKPEKTLTKTQTTAPSPENAPKIPLKTPPLMPLIGANPPNDNAPTLLEKEEKTKEVSENKEKTKESNNSTQSVQNAQASDKASENKSVAPKETIKHFTQQLKQEIQEYKPPTSRISMDLFPKELGKVEVIIQKMGKNLKVSVISHNNSLQTFLDNQQDLKNSLNALGFEGVDLSFSQDSSKEQPKESLREPFKEQELTPLKENALKSYQENTDNENQETSMQITLYA